From Ictidomys tridecemlineatus isolate mIctTri1 chromosome 2, mIctTri1.hap1, whole genome shotgun sequence, the proteins below share one genomic window:
- the Znf140 gene encoding zinc finger protein 140 isoform X5 — MALSRSLLNHVCVSESSVEIQEFSPEDVIHDDSSQYLMMGRILSQGPMYSSIKGTWKCKGGPDTLQGNQGCTGKVADPHQEALPQHVSICAVERPYGCRECGKTFSRRFSLVLHQRTHTGEKPYVCKECGKTFSQISNLVKHQMIHTGKKPHECKDCNKTFSYLSFLVEHQRTHTGEKPYECTECGKAFSRASNLTRHQRIHIGKKQYVCRKCGRAFSSGSELIRHQVTHTAEKPYECTECGKAFRRSSHLTRHHSIHTTKTPFECPECQKAFRCHSFLTKHQRVHAGEKLYECDECGKVFTWHASLTQHTKTHTGEKPYTCAECNKAFSRSFSLILHQVTHTGEKPYVCKVCNKSFSWSSNLAKHQRTHSLDNPYVYEKSFNYHSFLAEHTIKKT; from the coding sequence TGTCAGAGTCAAGTGTTGAGATCCAAGAATTTTCTCCAGAAGATGTCATTCATGATGACTCATCCCAGTATTTAATGATGGGAAGAATACTAAGCCAAGGTCCCATGTATTCCAGCATTAAAGGAACCTGGAAATGCAAGGGTGGTCCTGACACACTTCAAGGAAATCAGGGATGTACTGGGAAAGTGGCAGACCCTCACCAAGAAGCTCTGCCTCAACACGTGAGTATCTGTGCAGTAGAAAGGCCCTATGGATGCCGCGAGTGTGGGAAGACATTCAGTCGGCGGTTTTCCCTCGTGTTACAtcagagaactcacactggagagaaaccgtATGTGTGTAAGGAATGTGGCAAAACCTTTAGCCAGATTTCAAACCTGGTGAAACATCAGATGATACACACAGGGAAGAAACCCCACGAGTGTAAGGACTGCAATAAAACCTTTAGTTACCTTTCCTTCCTCGTTGAGCACCAGAGAACACATACTGGGGAGAAACCCTACGAATGTACTGAGTGTGGAAAGGCCTTCAGCCGTGCTTCCAATCTCACCCGACATCAGAGGATTCACATAGGGAAGAAGCAGTATGTTTGTAGGAAATGTGGGAGAGCCTTCAGCAGTGGCTCTGAACTTATTCGCCATCAGGTGACACACACTGCAGAGAAGCCTTACGAGTGCACTGAGTGTGGGAAGGCGTTCCGGCGCTCCTCACACCTCACTCGACATCACAGCATCCACACGACCAAGACCCCCTTCGAGTGCCCTGAGTGTCAGAAGGCATTCCGTTGCCACTCGTTCCTCACGAAACACCAGAGAGTCCACGCTGGAGAAAAGCTCTACGAATGTGACgaatgtggaaaagtcttcactTGGCATGCGTCTCTCACGCAGCACACGAAGacccacactggagagaagccctacaccTGTGCTGAGTGCAACAAAGCCTTCAGCAGGAGCTTCTCCCTTATTCTGCACCAGGtgactcacactggagagaagccttatgttTGCAAAGTGTGCAACAAATCCTTCAGCTGGAGTTCAAACCTTGCTAAGCACCAGAGAACACACTCACTGGACAACCCCTATGTTTATGAAAAGTCATTTAATTACCACTCTTTTCTTGCTGAACACACTATAAAGAAAACCTAA